One Bythopirellula goksoeyrii genomic window, GTGATACCCGCGTTGTGGAATCCATTCTTTGACTGCCTTAAATTCAATTCCCAAATTAAAGGAACCAACGATCCGATGTCCTTATTCAGTGTTACAACCGCAACTCTTCAACAATTTCGCTGTGGACTTGAACATCGTCAGAAGCTCGCGAACGCCCCCTCGAAAGAAAATCAGTCCACCTTCTTTCTGCCGCATCACACCACTTAAACAAGCGCTGAAATGGGTGGACGACAAACTCATCGAGAATGCCATCGAGATAACCTCGATGGGAAGCAAAGCGATAGACCCAGTATTGCAGGCTGAGGGGGAGCCACCGGCCCCATACACTTTTATCTCCTGCCGAGCGCCCGCCAAGGGCATTCTCAATTGTGTGATAATCATGCAGCAATGTTGGCGCTCGCAGGAGTTGTAGAGTCCGCATGCAGGCATGCCCCAACATGTGGATCAAGGCGATATATCTCAATCCCAAGCCGATTTCAGCGACGATGATTCCCACCTGGATCAGCGATGCATAGGCCAGCGCGCTCTTAATGTCGGTTTGTACTCGAGCCAGCAGCGTAGCCATCAGCGAAGTAACGATCCCGATCGTAATCACAGCAACTGCCAATGGAACGGAGACTTCCAGTAGTGGGCTCACTCGCAATAAAAGATACGCGCCCAGGTGTACCGACAGGGCACCATAAAAAATCGCACTTGACGGAGTGGGGCCCTCCATCGCCCGCGGCAACCAACCCGAAAACGGCACCAACGCCGACTTGCCTGCTGCGGCAATTAACAGCAATAAACCAACTGTAAGCGCTTGATCACTCGTCAAAACGGCTATCCCGTCAGGCCAGGAACCTGTCCCGACCAACCGATCAAAGTCTCCAGCGCCCGTCAAATGGTGCATCGCCACAGCAGCCATCAAGAAAGCGGCATCCGCTATACGATAGACACTCCAGACGCGGAGGCCATTGATCACTGGCGTCGGGCGTTCATGAAAATAAGCCACCAACAGTGCCGACGACAGACCAACCAGTTCCCATCCCAAGAACAAAACTTCGATAGTTCCCGCGAGACTACTGATGATCATTCCCAACAAGAAGAAGGAATAACATACATAGAACCTTCCGTAACCTGATTCGCGATGCAAATAGTGACTCGTAAAGGCACTCACTGTTCCACATAAGAGAAACGAGAGAATAACAAAGGGAATTGAAAGTCGATCAAAGACGAACTTAAGATGAAAATGAAAGTGTTGTTGAGGAATGACGACCCAGTTGCCCAGTTCAATGGGCACATGCCTAGTCCCAACTGTCAGCATCATCACGAGCATCAAAAGAGAAACTAACAAGCCAATGACCGTCGCAGCGTAGGCATATCGATTGATTGTTTTCTCACTGAGAGGTCGGCCTACGAGTGGCGGAATTCCAAGGATTGCTACTAAGGCTGCTGGGCAAACCAACACAGCAATTCCTAATACAAAAAACATGTTATTGGTGCTCATCGTTAGCGCGCCTATTTTTGGGATGGTGTAATACTCGCAAAGCCCAGATGATCGCGCCAGCCGCGGTACCAATCGCCTGAGGAAGCGACTTCTGGCAGCTCGTCTGTCTCTGGAGAATAGGATTCAAATTCGCCTTGGACATAACAATGAACTTGCGATGTCTTGGGATCAATAGTGGCCAACTGGACCCATTCTCCGCGCACCAGCCGAGCGATTTCTTCATTCTTCTCCATGATGTTCAACATCGCCTCTGGCGTCGTTTCGATGACGAACAAAATGCGAAGGGGTTCGTGGATTTCTACCATTTGGGCCGAGAGACCAGGCCTCAAATCGCTAGCGGCTCCCGTCATGACACCCAACAACGAAGTGATGTTATGTGGCAATTTGTTTCCGCACCCGTACCCTTCCGAATCGACGGTCGAAAAAAAGTATTCGAGACTGATGCCTGCACATACCGGCATCGCGGCTTGCAGGATGCGAGTGAGAATCGAGCGGTCCTCATCGTCTTGGCTTGGGTCATAAGATGTAAGAAAGGCACGTCGATCGAGAAACAGCCCACGATTCCACTCGCGTCTCCCAACGATGCATAGGGAGTTCGTTGCATGGTTGTACTCGGGCCTCGCCTGAGAAAGGTCTTCAGAACGCGATTCGACATGCTTGAGAGCCGCTTCAGGAGATTCTTTAAGGCTCACAGCGCGAAATCTGCGACACCGCTCATGGGCATTGCGACGGCGCGCCTCAACCAGGATTTCCTGCGTCTTGCCGAATAATTCGCGATGAGAAAGCGGAAGGCGATCCAGGTCGTAGAACGCAACACTGTCATCGCACGTATCATGGTAACAGCCGACGAAGACAGTTTCGGCGGGAATTTTCAGACCACGATCTTCCAGGAGAACCCGCACGCGCGGATCATTTGCCATACGTGAGATTGTCCGTGCATTTGGTCCTCCTCTAGCTCCTGCACAAGCGCCGCAATTGTATGCCGATTCGTGGGGGTTGTTCAGACTTGAGGAACCATGGCCGCAAAACATTACTAACCGAGAGAAGTTGCTCGTGAGACCAATGTCTTCCAAAATGCGTGTGACGATGCCTGTCATTTCCTCGATGCTGTAACCAATGTGACCATTGGTTTGGCCAGGTGAATCTTCGGTCCGTTCTAACTGCAGTTCTGTAGCCGAAGGAGCTTTTACAAATCCGCCGATTGCGTTTCGTAACCGAGCCGTCGCTCGGGGAAAGAGAATTCGCATCACCAAAGGCAGCGAGGCAAACGAGCCAAACAAGGCAGCAAACCAGCCGCCGGCAAAGGTACGGCTCCCTAGGTGAACCCGCTGTGTGACAGTTCCGATAGTCCGCCGACGATTTCTATGGAGATGTTCTTTTTGCTGTTGAGAGTACACCACCTGCTCTACGACATAGTGGGAAGGTTTGATTATCACCGGACAGAGCGGCGTGAAGTAGGCATCAGCAGCACCTCGATAGTACATGGCCACGGCAAAGAAACCCGCAGCGCCAAGCGTCTCACATTCCGGGGCTACTTCCTCCAAATGCCTGCGAAACGACTCCTCGCGATCGTCGATACAGGTTACAAACTGAAATGCAGGTGTGGCTGAATCAATAAAGAATGGTTTCTTTGCCCGCACGGCTAATCGGCGGGTGTGAACCAACATCGCATCCAAGGCCTGCAAGCGATAGCGGCGCTCAAACGCCCGTTGATAGATCCGCCGACGGTGGATGCTGGAAAAGTTTTCAACCTCACGTAGCACCTTTAACCAGTTGCCTTCGTGAAGCTTGTAGAGCACTTCCGGCGTCCAACCCAATAGCTGAGCAAGCTGAAAGATGGTGAACGCCCGCTGATCGATATTCGGAACGTTGTTGGTCTGAATGTGATTGGCTAAGGCTGTGCGAACTCCTCTAAGATCTCCTCGATAGCCAATCTTGTCGTCCGCTAAGTACGCTATAGCCAATCGATCCAGAATCAGCCTGACTGCCAGAAACTCGATCAAAGTTTGGGGGG contains:
- a CDS encoding proton-conducting transporter transmembrane domain-containing protein, whose protein sequence is MSTNNMFFVLGIAVLVCPAALVAILGIPPLVGRPLSEKTINRYAYAATVIGLLVSLLMLVMMLTVGTRHVPIELGNWVVIPQQHFHFHLKFVFDRLSIPFVILSFLLCGTVSAFTSHYLHRESGYGRFYVCYSFFLLGMIISSLAGTIEVLFLGWELVGLSSALLVAYFHERPTPVINGLRVWSVYRIADAAFLMAAVAMHHLTGAGDFDRLVGTGSWPDGIAVLTSDQALTVGLLLLIAAAGKSALVPFSGWLPRAMEGPTPSSAIFYGALSVHLGAYLLLRVSPLLEVSVPLAVAVITIGIVTSLMATLLARVQTDIKSALAYASLIQVGIIVAEIGLGLRYIALIHMLGHACMRTLQLLRAPTLLHDYHTIENALGGRSAGDKSVWGRWLPLSLQYWVYRFASHRGYLDGILDEFVVHPFQRLFKWCDAAERRWTDFLSRGRSRASDDVQVHSEIVEELRL
- a CDS encoding DUF2309 domain-containing protein; this translates as MDVSTLHSTNRNATSGSSPRVPEESLKAAQLARLGHLRNIIEEATHLLPAQGPITAFVHHNTLHAFEHLPFDEAVVLGGKLFNCHPYLPEQRYRKKLEQGRILPEDIEAVLRDDLGDRGDEFLGFLGTRFSLNLNMLAYPLQSGPIAELRWVVAETDALSKFRKETMPAFKDHLIESTRRWVMRDLRNGHPPTHEEVRARELVDKIFEYFDKPDIEHWDLSTWEAFTLHLLWFVCRDGVACTPSPEATHPLASRHRDVLLEATGGDSDRLVHEVLIRFCAAFMDQGFGSWPLPQANGFFASFSALYQSPYGPPDHWMRRLRAELKRIQQEGITPLESIAQSLEMLGVGQHEEADFLQQSILALKGFAGMLWQLECRGDRVARPVPPQTLIEFLAVRLILDRLAIAYLADDKIGYRGDLRGVRTALANHIQTNNVPNIDQRAFTIFQLAQLLGWTPEVLYKLHEGNWLKVLREVENFSSIHRRRIYQRAFERRYRLQALDAMLVHTRRLAVRAKKPFFIDSATPAFQFVTCIDDREESFRRHLEEVAPECETLGAAGFFAVAMYYRGAADAYFTPLCPVIIKPSHYVVEQVVYSQQQKEHLHRNRRRTIGTVTQRVHLGSRTFAGGWFAALFGSFASLPLVMRILFPRATARLRNAIGGFVKAPSATELQLERTEDSPGQTNGHIGYSIEEMTGIVTRILEDIGLTSNFSRLVMFCGHGSSSLNNPHESAYNCGACAGARGGPNARTISRMANDPRVRVLLEDRGLKIPAETVFVGCYHDTCDDSVAFYDLDRLPLSHRELFGKTQEILVEARRRNAHERCRRFRAVSLKESPEAALKHVESRSEDLSQARPEYNHATNSLCIVGRREWNRGLFLDRRAFLTSYDPSQDDEDRSILTRILQAAMPVCAGISLEYFFSTVDSEGYGCGNKLPHNITSLLGVMTGAASDLRPGLSAQMVEIHEPLRILFVIETTPEAMLNIMEKNEEIARLVRGEWVQLATIDPKTSQVHCYVQGEFESYSPETDELPEVASSGDWYRGWRDHLGFASITPSQK